A region of Macaca fascicularis isolate 582-1 chromosome Y, T2T-MFA8v1.1 DNA encodes the following proteins:
- the LOC141409533 gene encoding testis-specific chromodomain protein Y 2-like isoform X1 produces MASQEFEVESIVDKRQDKNGNTVYLVRWKGYDKQDDTWEPEHHLMNCEKCIHDFNRRQTEKQKKLEWTRTSRICSNNARRRTSRSTKADYTKSSPKMLVTGKQHGSKSSQLFAASKNVRRKAALLLTDAKDMELVNSTLKTFAPDSPVDNKKAVSGFQELKKLDPIAVDQQDMVDFKVTEGKPIRDPLSGPSAEQAGIENKTLLQPLMSQMSGSVTASVATSSAPQKAIVVLIDPLAATGTADTHTSVPRVKGGKRHVTDDGRDQSFVKKMYFTIRLTESASTYRDIVVKKEDGFTQILLSTRSTEKNALNTEVIKEMVNALNRAAADDSKLVLLSAAGSVFCCGLDFGYFVKHLRNDRNKASFEMVNTIKNFVNTFIQFKKPIVVSVNGPAIGLGASVLPLCDLVWATEKAWFQTPYTTFGQSPDGCSTVTFPKIMGEASANEMFIAGRKLTAREACAKGLVSQVFLTGTFTEEVMIQIRKLSLHNAVVLEECKALVRCNIKMELEKANERECEVLRKIWGSAQGVESMVKMQSLLGYEAASASLPQRQTQNYQRWCP; encoded by the exons ATGGcttcccaggagtttgaggttgaaAGTATTGTTGAcaaaagacaagacaaaaatGGGAATACAGTATATTTGGTTCGGTGGAAAGGTTATGACAAACAGGATGACACTTGGGAACCAGAACATCACCTCATGAACTGTGAAAAATGTATACATGATTTTAATAGACGACagactgagaaacagaaaaaactagAATGGACCAGGACAAGTAGAATTTGTTCAAACAATGCCAGAAGAAGAACTTCCAGATCTACCAAAGCAGACTATACTAAGAGCTCTCCTAAAATGCTAGTGACTGGCAAACAACACGGATCCAAAAGCAGCCAGTTATTTGCTGCCAGCAAGAACGTTAGGAGAAAGGCAGCTTTACTTCTCACCGACGCAAAGGATATGGAGTTAGTAAATTCAACCCTCAAGACATTTGCACCTGACAGTCCTGTGGACAACAAGAAAGCTGTGAGCGGCTTTCAGGAACTCAAGAAACTGGACCCTATTGCAGTAGATCAGCAGGACATGGTGGACTTCAAGGTGACAGAAGGGAAACCAATCAGGGACCCTTTGTCAGGTCCCAGTGCAGAACAGGCTGGAATAGAGAACAAGACCCTGCTACAGCCACTAATGTCTCAGATGTCTGGTTCAGTTACTGCTTCTGTGGCCACAAGCTCAGCTCCCCAAAAAGCTATAGTGGTATTAATAGACCCGTTAGCAGCCACTGGAACAGCAGACACACATACATCAGTTCCAAGAGTGAAAGGTGGCAAAAGACATGTTACTGATGATGGCAGAGACCAGTCTTTTGTCAAGAAAATGTACTTCACCATAAGGCTAACAGAGAGTGCCAGCACATACAGAGACATTGTAGTGAAGAAAGAGGATGGATTCACCCAGATATTGCTATCAACCAGATCGACAGAAAAAAATGCACTGAATACAGAAGTAATTAAAGAAATGGTGAATGCTCTGAATAGGGCTGCTGCAGATGACAGCAAGCTTGTGTTACTCAGTGCAGCTGGAAGTGTGTTTTGTTGCGGTCTTGATTTTGGGTATTTTGTGAAGCATTTAAGGAATGACAGAAACAAAGCAAGCTTTGAAATGGTGAACACCATCAAGAACTTTGTGAATACTTTTATTCAGTTTAAAAAGCCTATTGTTGTATCAGTCAATGGCCCTGCCATTGGACTTGGTGCTTCCGTTCTGCCCCTTTGTGATCTAGTGTGGGCAACAGAAAAGGCGTGGTTCCAAACCCCTTATACAACATTTGGACAGAGTCCAGATGGATGTTCTACTGTTACATTTCCAAAAATCATGGGTGAAGCATCTGCCAATGAAATGTTTATTGCTGGGCGAAAACTGACAGCGCGGGAGGCATGTGCCAAAGGCCTGGTCTCTCAGGTGTTCTTGACTGGAACTTTCACCGAAGAGGTTATGATTCAAATTAGGAAGCTTTCCTTACATAATGCAGTTGTGCTAGAAGAATGTAAGGCCCTTGTTCGCTGCAATATTAAGATGGAGTTGGAAAAGGCCAATGAGAGAGAGTGTGAGGTGCTGAGGAAGATCTGGGGCTCAGCCCAAGGGGTCGAATCCATGGTAAA aaTGCAGAGTCTACTGGGGTATGaggcagcctcagcttccctcccacaaagacagacacagaacTATCAGAGATGGTGCCCTTGA
- the LOC141409533 gene encoding testis-specific chromodomain protein Y 2-like isoform X2 produces the protein MASQEFEVESIVDKRQDKNGNTVYLVRWKGYDKQDDTWEPEHHLMNCEKCIHDFNRRQTEKQKKLEWTRTSRICSNNARRRTSRSTKADYTKSSPKMLVTGKQHGSKSSQLFAASKNVRRKAALLLTDAKDMELVNSTLKTFAPDSPVDNKKAVSGFQELKKLDPIAVDQQDMVDFKVTEGKPIRDPLSGPSAEQAGIENKTLLQPLMSQMSGSVTASVATSSAPQKAIVVLIDPLAATGTADTHTSVPRVKGGKRHVTDDGRDQSFVKKMYFTIRLTESASTYRDIVVKKEDGFTQILLSTRSTEKNALNTEVIKEMVNALNRAAADDSKLVLLSAAGSVFCCGLDFGYFVKHLRNDRNKASFEMVNTIKNFVNTFIQFKKPIVVSVNGPAIGLGASVLPLCDLVWATEKAWFQTPYTTFGQSPDGCSTVTFPKIMGEASANEMFIAGRKLTAREACAKGLVSQVFLTGTFTEEVMIQIRKLSLHNAVVLEECKALVRCNIKMELEKANERECEVLRKIWGSAQGVESMVKYSLLGYEAASASLPQRQTQNYQRWCP, from the exons ATGGcttcccaggagtttgaggttgaaAGTATTGTTGAcaaaagacaagacaaaaatGGGAATACAGTATATTTGGTTCGGTGGAAAGGTTATGACAAACAGGATGACACTTGGGAACCAGAACATCACCTCATGAACTGTGAAAAATGTATACATGATTTTAATAGACGACagactgagaaacagaaaaaactagAATGGACCAGGACAAGTAGAATTTGTTCAAACAATGCCAGAAGAAGAACTTCCAGATCTACCAAAGCAGACTATACTAAGAGCTCTCCTAAAATGCTAGTGACTGGCAAACAACACGGATCCAAAAGCAGCCAGTTATTTGCTGCCAGCAAGAACGTTAGGAGAAAGGCAGCTTTACTTCTCACCGACGCAAAGGATATGGAGTTAGTAAATTCAACCCTCAAGACATTTGCACCTGACAGTCCTGTGGACAACAAGAAAGCTGTGAGCGGCTTTCAGGAACTCAAGAAACTGGACCCTATTGCAGTAGATCAGCAGGACATGGTGGACTTCAAGGTGACAGAAGGGAAACCAATCAGGGACCCTTTGTCAGGTCCCAGTGCAGAACAGGCTGGAATAGAGAACAAGACCCTGCTACAGCCACTAATGTCTCAGATGTCTGGTTCAGTTACTGCTTCTGTGGCCACAAGCTCAGCTCCCCAAAAAGCTATAGTGGTATTAATAGACCCGTTAGCAGCCACTGGAACAGCAGACACACATACATCAGTTCCAAGAGTGAAAGGTGGCAAAAGACATGTTACTGATGATGGCAGAGACCAGTCTTTTGTCAAGAAAATGTACTTCACCATAAGGCTAACAGAGAGTGCCAGCACATACAGAGACATTGTAGTGAAGAAAGAGGATGGATTCACCCAGATATTGCTATCAACCAGATCGACAGAAAAAAATGCACTGAATACAGAAGTAATTAAAGAAATGGTGAATGCTCTGAATAGGGCTGCTGCAGATGACAGCAAGCTTGTGTTACTCAGTGCAGCTGGAAGTGTGTTTTGTTGCGGTCTTGATTTTGGGTATTTTGTGAAGCATTTAAGGAATGACAGAAACAAAGCAAGCTTTGAAATGGTGAACACCATCAAGAACTTTGTGAATACTTTTATTCAGTTTAAAAAGCCTATTGTTGTATCAGTCAATGGCCCTGCCATTGGACTTGGTGCTTCCGTTCTGCCCCTTTGTGATCTAGTGTGGGCAACAGAAAAGGCGTGGTTCCAAACCCCTTATACAACATTTGGACAGAGTCCAGATGGATGTTCTACTGTTACATTTCCAAAAATCATGGGTGAAGCATCTGCCAATGAAATGTTTATTGCTGGGCGAAAACTGACAGCGCGGGAGGCATGTGCCAAAGGCCTGGTCTCTCAGGTGTTCTTGACTGGAACTTTCACCGAAGAGGTTATGATTCAAATTAGGAAGCTTTCCTTACATAATGCAGTTGTGCTAGAAGAATGTAAGGCCCTTGTTCGCTGCAATATTAAGATGGAGTTGGAAAAGGCCAATGAGAGAGAGTGTGAGGTGCTGAGGAAGATCTGGGGCTCAGCCCAAGGGGTCGAATCCATGGTAAAGTAT AGTCTACTGGGGTATGaggcagcctcagcttccctcccacaaagacagacacagaacTATCAGAGATGGTGCCCTTGA